One Brassica napus cultivar Da-Ae chromosome C2, Da-Ae, whole genome shotgun sequence DNA window includes the following coding sequences:
- the LOC106430689 gene encoding myb family transcription factor APL-like, with protein sequence MFHAKKPSSMNGSYENRAMCVQGDSGLVLTTDPKPRLRWTVELHERFVDAVAQLGGPDKATPKTIMRVMGVKGLTLYHLKSHLQKFRLGKQPHKEYGDHSTKESSRASAMDIQRNVASSSGMMSRNMNEMQMEVQRRLHEQLEVQRHLQLRIEAQGKYMQSILERACQTLAGENMAAASGGGFKGNLGSSSLSAAMGPHPLSFPPFQDLNIYGNTTDQVLDHHNFHNQNIENHYTANNAADTNIYLGKKRPNPSFGNDIRKELLMWSNQDHEPIDDEHRIQIQMATHVSTDLDSLSEIYDRKPGLSGDEGNDCGKLLERSSPRRSPLSPMMNPNAGLVQGRNSPFE encoded by the exons ATGTTCCATGCTAAGAAACCTTCAAGTATGAATGGTTCATATGAGAACAGAGCTATGTGCGTTCAAGGCGATTCAGGCCTCGTCCTCACCACTGACCCTAAACCGCGTTTGCGTTGGACCGTCGAACTCCACGAGCGTTTCGTTGATGCCGTCGCTCAGCTCGGCGGCCCGGACA aagCGACACCAAAGACGATTATGAGAGTTATGGGTGTGAAGGGTCTTACTCTTTACCACCTTAAGAGCCATCTTCAG AAATTTAGGCTTGGAAAGCAGCCGCACAAGGAGTACGGAGATCATTCCACAAAGGAAAGTTCAAGAG CTTCTGCCATGGATATTCAGCGCAACgtagcttcttcttctggcATGATGAGTCGCAACATGAATGA GATGCAAATGGAAGTACAGAGAAGGTTGCATGAACAGCTGGAG GTGCAGAGACATTTGCAGTTGAGGATTGAAGCACAAGGAAAGTACATGCAGTCTATATTGGAGAGAGCTTGCCAAACCCTAGCCGGTGAGAACATGGCAGCCGCCTCCGGCGGAGGGTTCAAGGGCAATTTGGGAAGCTCGAGTCTTTCCGCAGCTATGGGTCCACATCCTCTTAGTTTCCCGCCATTTCAGGACCTAAACATCTATGGAAACACAACCGATCAAGTCCTCGACCATCATAACTTCCATAATCAGAACATAGAGAATCATTACACGGCCAACAATGCTGCAGACACCAACATTTACTTGGGGAAGAAGCGACCAAACCCTAGTTTTGGTAACGATATAAGGAAAGAACTCTTAATGTGGTCTAATCAAGATCATGAACCGATCGATGATGAGCATCGGATTCAGATACAAATGGCTACACATGTCTCCACGGATTTGGATTCTTTGTCAGAAATTTACGATAGGAAACCGGGTTTATCAGGTGATGAAGGAAACGATTGTGGGAAATTATTGGAAAGGTCATCGCCTCGAAGATCACCATTGAGCCCTATGATGAACCCTAATGCTGGGTTAGTACAAGGAAGGAACTCACCATTTGAGTGA
- the LOC111202419 gene encoding organic cation/carnitine transporter 5-like produces MGDSSAPLLTHIEDEGTSPSLSFHKIFEESLSGFTFPQFLQILLVGLALAFDSQQIFITVFTDAYPTWHCLDHTACNPSTTTDICKLPRSAWEWDGGFKGKSAISEFELECSSSFLRSLPTSAFYMGSIVGGVFMALVPDSFLGRKKLLFFTTLAMSLTGISIFFSSNIWTYAFLKFVIGFARSQTGTYAINLISERVSTKWRPRATMIPFTLFVLGFMSLSGIAYLVRHASWRVLYLCTSVPAAIHSVCIYFFALESPRWLHVQGKNQEAIEVLKRLSPVNRDYLESVSSRLHSKEQSPSSSIKDMFIRKWAFRRIVVVMIIMFGLGMMYYGVPLAVRDIKVNIYLSEALNAMVELPTFVITPILLEKFNRRSSVLVNCLLGGALGVLCFVMTTFERTNIAFALELGSFFCARIGFNLMAVYMIEMFPTCVRNFATTMLRQSLVLGGASCPIIASVGRNVPSISFAVFGLVVSGLGLFALLLPETKGSSLCDTMEAQEQSDQALKTSPSC; encoded by the coding sequence ATGGGGGATTCATCAGCACCACTATTAACCCATATTGAAGACGAAGGTACTTCTCCTTCTTTGAGTTTCCACAAGATCTTCGAAGAGAGCTTGTCTGGTTTCACCTTCCCACAGTTCTTACAGATACTTCTTGTCGGGCTTGCCTTAGCCTTCGACTCGCAACAGATATTCATCACCGTCTTCACAGATGCATATCCCACGTGGCACTGTCTCGACCACACGGCTTGCAATCCCTCGACCACCACCGACATCTGTAAACTTCCTCGGTCAGCTTGGGAATGGGACGGCGGATTCAAGGGTAAATCCGCCATTTCAGAGTTCGAACTCGAGTGCTCGAGCTCCTTCCTCAGAAGTCTCCCTACGTCTGCTTTCTACATGGGTTCTATCGTTGGAGGCGTTTTCATGGCTTTGGTTCCGGATAGTTTCTTGGGACGCAAGAAACTTCTTTTCTTCACCACCCTAGCAATGTCACTCACTGGAATCtcaatcttcttctcctccaacATATGGACTTACGCTTTCTTAAAGTTCGTTATCGGATTCGCGCGTTCACAGACCGGGACGTACGCGATCAATCTGATAAGCGAGCGAGTTTCCACAAAATGGAGACCTAGAGCTACTATGATTCCATTTACTCTGTTTGTCCTAGGGTTCATGTCTCTATCTGGAATAGCCTACCTTGTCAGACACGCTTCTTGGAGAGTTCTTTATCTCTGCACATCCGTTCCAGCAGCCATCCACAGTGTTTGCATCTACTTCTTCGCCCTAGAGTCTCCTCGCTGGCTTCATGTGCAAGGAAAGAACCAAGAAGCCATTGAAGTGCTCAAAAGACTTTCACCTGTGAACAGAGATTATTTGGAATCAGTATCTTCTAGGTTACATTCAAAAGAACAATCACCAAGCAGCTCCATCAAGGACATGTTCATCAGAAAATGGGCTTTTCGAAGAATAGTGGTTGTTATGATCATAATGTTTGGGTTAGGAATGATGTACTATGGAGTTCCCTTAGCGGTTAGAGACATAAAAGTGAACATCTATCTAAGTGAAGCACTTAACGCAATGGTGGAGCTACCAACCTTTGTTATCACACCAATCTTGCTAGAGAAATTTAACAGAAGAAGTTCTGTTCTTGTGAACTGCTTACTAGGAGGAGCATTAGGAGTCCTCTGTTTCGTCATGACCACTTTCGAGCGAACAAACATTGCTTTTGCTCTAGAACTAGGCTCTTTCTTCTGTGCGAGGATCGGGTTTAACTTGATGGCTGTTTATATGATTGAGATGTTCCCAACATGCGTGAGGAACTTCGCGACAACAATGCTTAGACAATCACTTGTACTTGGAGGAGCTAGTTGTCCAATCATTGCTTCTGTTGGAAGAAATGTGCCTTCCATCTCCTTTGCGGTTTTCGGGTTGGTAGTGTCGGGTCTCGGGTTATTCGCTTTGCTTCTTCCTGAGACTAAAGGTTCAAGTCTTTGTGATACAATGGAAGCACAAGAGCAGAGTGACCAAGCCTTGAAGACTAGCCCTAGTTGCTGA